In a single window of the Xylanimonas protaetiae genome:
- a CDS encoding single-stranded DNA-binding protein — protein MAGETVVTVVGNLTADPELRFTSSGAGVASFTVASTPRTFDKNANEWRDGDALFLRCSVWREAAENVAESLSKGMRVIVQGRLTQRSYETQQGEKRTVVEMQVDEVGPALRYATAKVTRAQRQDGGGQRQQRGGGRQQDDPWATDGRP, from the coding sequence ATGGCTGGAGAGACCGTCGTCACGGTCGTCGGCAACCTGACCGCTGACCCGGAGCTGCGCTTTACGAGCTCGGGTGCTGGTGTCGCGTCGTTCACCGTCGCGTCGACCCCTCGCACGTTCGACAAGAACGCGAACGAGTGGCGCGACGGCGACGCGCTGTTCCTGCGGTGCTCGGTGTGGCGCGAGGCGGCGGAGAACGTCGCCGAGTCCCTGAGCAAGGGCATGCGCGTGATCGTGCAGGGACGTCTGACGCAGCGTTCGTACGAGACGCAGCAGGGTGAGAAGCGCACCGTCGTCGAGATGCAGGTGGACGAGGTCGGGCCGGCGCTGAGGTACGCGACGGCGAAGGTGACACGCGCGCAGCGGCAGGACGGTGGCGGGCAGCGCCAGCAGCGCGGCGGTGGACGGCAGCAGGACGACCCGTGGGCGACGGACGGGCGCCCGTAG
- a CDS encoding DUF4326 domain-containing protein, translating to MTATSEPRYGAGSAIPTDVGYVDASAPQRIQLRRTRGWRKPEGAIKVDRTTVWGNPFKVGAVAPAANWPESDPRFSRDGNHTVADAEEAVDLFREMVRRGGWYLCRSYGKPDGQILTVGPMWQPWEPAARLAGHDLACWCPLPEPGEPDHCHAAVLLAIANGGAS from the coding sequence GTGACCGCCACGAGCGAGCCACGGTACGGCGCTGGCTCGGCGATCCCGACCGACGTCGGGTACGTCGACGCCAGCGCCCCGCAGCGCATCCAGCTCCGCCGCACGCGCGGCTGGCGCAAGCCCGAGGGCGCGATCAAGGTCGACCGGACCACCGTGTGGGGCAACCCTTTCAAGGTCGGCGCCGTCGCGCCTGCCGCGAACTGGCCCGAGAGTGACCCGCGGTTCAGCAGGGACGGCAACCACACGGTCGCCGACGCCGAGGAGGCTGTGGACCTGTTCCGGGAGATGGTTCGCCGGGGTGGCTGGTACCTGTGCCGCTCCTATGGGAAGCCCGACGGCCAGATCCTCACGGTTGGGCCCATGTGGCAGCCCTGGGAGCCAGCGGCTCGCCTTGCCGGGCACGATCTCGCCTGCTGGTGCCCGCTGCCAGAGCCTGGCGAGCCCGACCACTGTCACGCGGCGGTCCTGCTGGCCATCGCCAACGGGGGTGCGTCATGA
- a CDS encoding UDP-N-acetylmuramate dehydrogenase: MSISTAAPSLAELTTLRVGGPADAYVEATTEAELIDTLRAADDAGAPVLVVGSGSNLLVADEGFGGVVVRDARSGFALDSEDSCGGASVTAVGGQDWDDLVAAAVEHGWVGVEALSGIPGTVGAAPVQNIGAYGQEVAGALSTVRTWDRLRGRVRTFAVGELALGYRASLLKQSMRGAPTADDPQAPWYPTPRYVVLDVTFQMRLGTHSAPVGYAELAKRLGVEVGERASSAALREAVLELRAGKGMLQDGRFGSAPGADHDRWSAGSFFTNPIVHVDHADLLPPDAPRYPVRSAVPMTTTGPSLGAVDPTLVKTSAAWLIDHAGFGKGYGVAGPHSAATLSTKHTLALTNRGGASADDVVALARTVRDGVLDAYGIALEPEPVLVGVSL; this comes from the coding sequence GTGAGCATCTCCACCGCAGCACCGTCCCTGGCCGAGCTGACGACCCTGCGGGTGGGCGGCCCCGCGGACGCCTACGTCGAGGCGACCACCGAGGCCGAGCTCATCGACACGCTCCGTGCGGCCGACGACGCCGGGGCCCCGGTGCTCGTGGTCGGCAGCGGGTCCAACCTGCTCGTGGCCGACGAGGGGTTCGGCGGTGTCGTCGTGCGCGACGCGCGCTCAGGGTTCGCGCTGGACTCCGAGGACTCCTGTGGCGGGGCGAGCGTCACCGCCGTCGGCGGGCAGGACTGGGACGACCTCGTGGCGGCCGCCGTGGAGCACGGCTGGGTGGGCGTCGAGGCGCTGTCCGGCATCCCCGGCACCGTGGGGGCCGCGCCCGTGCAGAACATCGGCGCGTACGGGCAGGAGGTGGCCGGGGCGCTGTCGACCGTCCGCACCTGGGACCGGCTGCGCGGCCGGGTGCGCACCTTCGCCGTCGGCGAGCTCGCGCTCGGCTACCGCGCGTCGCTGCTCAAGCAGTCGATGCGCGGCGCGCCCACGGCCGACGACCCGCAGGCGCCCTGGTACCCGACGCCGCGGTACGTCGTGCTCGACGTGACCTTCCAGATGCGGCTCGGCACGCACTCCGCCCCGGTCGGCTACGCCGAGCTCGCGAAGCGGCTCGGCGTCGAGGTGGGCGAGCGGGCCTCGTCGGCCGCGCTGCGCGAGGCCGTGCTCGAGCTGCGGGCCGGCAAGGGCATGCTCCAGGACGGCCGGTTCGGCTCCGCCCCGGGCGCCGACCACGACCGCTGGTCGGCCGGGTCCTTCTTCACCAACCCGATCGTGCACGTCGACCACGCCGACCTGCTGCCGCCCGACGCCCCGCGCTACCCCGTCCGCTCGGCGGTCCCGATGACGACGACGGGCCCCAGCCTCGGCGCGGTCGACCCCACCCTGGTCAAGACGTCGGCGGCGTGGCTCATCGACCACGCCGGCTTCGGCAAGGGCTACGGCGTCGCCGGCCCGCACAGCGCCGCGACGCTGTCCACCAAGCACACGCTCGCCCTGACCAACCGCGGGGGAGCGAGCGCCGACGACGTCGTCGCCCTCGCCCGCACCGTCCGCGACGGCGTGCTGGACGCGTACGGGATCGCGCTCGAGCCCGAGCCGGTGCTGGTCGGCGTCTCGCTGTAG
- a CDS encoding YqaJ viral recombinase family protein, whose protein sequence is MTAIDTRPVPPKPGTDAWARIFTASKAAAILGLSPWESPRSIWHKMRGDVPSDDGKNTDVKSRGHYLEDGLISWWQDRHPELKRVRRQWFAELGAWAAATPDAAAWTVQRPRDGRAPAVVMDAKTSRNDDEWGVPGTDEVPAYYAAQLQWQMHVTGAQRAYIALLTTRLDFREYVIDYDPDTAKALARIAYEFYLSTLDEQAAPPLDDHVATFDTLKRLHPDIEADSQVEIPEDMARAFVDAQAAKKAAEAAERAAKSAVLDAMGDTRLAVYGGQVVARRQGNKTSVSLVGVAKSIEPKE, encoded by the coding sequence ATGACCGCCATCGACACCCGCCCGGTCCCCCCGAAGCCGGGCACCGACGCGTGGGCGCGGATCTTCACCGCGTCCAAGGCGGCCGCGATCCTCGGCCTGTCCCCGTGGGAGTCGCCCCGGTCCATCTGGCACAAGATGCGCGGCGACGTCCCGTCCGACGACGGGAAGAACACCGACGTCAAGAGCCGCGGCCACTACCTCGAAGACGGCCTCATCTCGTGGTGGCAGGACCGGCACCCGGAACTCAAGCGGGTCCGCCGCCAGTGGTTCGCCGAGCTCGGGGCGTGGGCTGCTGCGACACCGGATGCGGCAGCCTGGACGGTGCAGCGCCCGCGCGACGGGCGTGCACCTGCCGTCGTCATGGACGCGAAGACGTCCCGCAACGACGACGAGTGGGGGGTGCCGGGCACCGACGAGGTGCCCGCGTACTACGCCGCCCAGCTGCAGTGGCAGATGCATGTCACCGGGGCTCAGCGCGCGTACATCGCCCTGCTGACGACCCGCCTCGACTTCCGCGAGTACGTCATCGACTACGACCCGGACACCGCGAAGGCGCTCGCGCGGATCGCGTACGAGTTCTACCTGTCCACCCTCGACGAGCAGGCGGCACCGCCGCTCGACGACCACGTCGCGACGTTCGACACGCTCAAGCGGCTCCACCCGGACATCGAGGCCGACTCGCAGGTGGAGATCCCCGAGGACATGGCACGCGCGTTCGTCGACGCGCAGGCCGCGAAGAAGGCGGCAGAGGCCGCGGAGCGGGCCGCGAAGTCGGCGGTGCTCGACGCGATGGGAGACACCCGCCTCGCCGTGTACGGCGGGCAGGTCGTCGCGAGGCGGCAGGGCAACAAGACCAGCGTCTCCCTGGTCGGGGTCGCGAAGTCCATCGAACCGAAGGAGTGA
- a CDS encoding helix-turn-helix domain-containing protein, which yields MKGIRDALRANLARIVDRSGHSQDWVAKAMQERGHKWHQTTVYKVLNGRRKVEVTEALDLADVLGVTLGALLGRQPQDTASEYRKGYTDGHNAATSELVAFLAKQIGEGA from the coding sequence GTGAAGGGCATCCGTGACGCCCTGCGGGCGAACCTCGCGCGGATCGTCGACCGATCCGGGCACTCCCAGGACTGGGTGGCGAAGGCCATGCAGGAGCGCGGGCACAAGTGGCACCAGACCACCGTCTACAAGGTCCTCAACGGGCGACGGAAGGTCGAGGTCACTGAGGCTCTCGACCTGGCCGACGTGCTGGGGGTCACGCTCGGTGCACTGCTCGGGCGGCAGCCGCAGGACACGGCGTCCGAGTACCGCAAGGGCTACACCGACGGCCACAACGCCGCCACCTCCGAGCTCGTGGCGTTCCTCGCGAAGCAGATCGGCGAGGGGGCGTGA
- a CDS encoding tyrosine-type recombinase/integrase yields the protein MTKERRVEYGTGSIYQRSSDHRWMGAIGAGTTIRGTQRRITVSAKCTCKGGCRGEKCGGYTAVKRKLATKRREIETHGTPTEGVRAGTTIKAWSADWLAEHRKHARPKYYSTDASFVRHWIIPTIGTRRLTDLTPADVRDVTRAVTAGGRSTTTASGVQGCLLRMLRSAVAEGHLVPQRVFLTKAPKLAVSDRDAIPNEEAKRILAHASTLAGGSRWVAALLNGMRQGECLGLTWDRVDFDKGVLDVDWQLQALPYEHGCDGGDDSPSCGRKPSGCPARAFRVPDGYEARQLHLAQHLVRPKSQAGWRIIPLTPWMEAALREWKPNAPANPWGLVWPSTHVTASGKSRVRPQSSTRDRDAWYAILEALDIEHDAGRAYLVHEMRHTTANLLLEAGVDPEVIKAIMGHSSIVTSRGYMHANQEMKRAALAKSSSLLLTDGTEAA from the coding sequence ATGACGAAGGAACGCCGGGTCGAGTACGGGACAGGCAGCATCTACCAGCGCTCCTCCGACCACCGCTGGATGGGTGCGATCGGCGCCGGCACCACCATCCGTGGCACGCAACGGCGCATCACCGTGTCCGCCAAGTGCACCTGCAAGGGCGGCTGCCGCGGCGAGAAGTGCGGCGGCTACACCGCCGTCAAGAGGAAGCTCGCGACGAAACGACGCGAAATCGAGACGCACGGCACACCTACCGAGGGTGTTCGCGCCGGGACCACCATCAAGGCGTGGTCCGCCGACTGGCTCGCCGAGCACAGGAAGCATGCCCGCCCGAAGTACTACTCCACCGACGCGTCGTTCGTGCGGCACTGGATCATCCCCACGATCGGCACCCGGCGCTTGACCGACCTCACCCCTGCCGACGTCCGGGACGTGACCCGCGCTGTGACCGCGGGCGGCCGCTCCACCACCACCGCGTCCGGCGTCCAGGGCTGCCTGCTGCGGATGCTGCGCTCCGCCGTCGCCGAAGGCCACCTCGTGCCGCAGCGCGTCTTCCTGACCAAGGCCCCGAAGCTCGCCGTGTCCGACCGGGACGCGATCCCCAACGAGGAGGCGAAGCGGATCCTCGCCCACGCGTCCACCCTCGCCGGCGGGTCACGCTGGGTCGCCGCCCTCCTCAACGGGATGCGGCAGGGCGAGTGCCTCGGCCTGACGTGGGACCGCGTCGACTTCGACAAGGGCGTCCTCGACGTCGACTGGCAGCTGCAGGCCCTGCCCTACGAGCACGGCTGCGACGGAGGCGACGACAGCCCGTCGTGCGGGCGCAAGCCGTCCGGGTGCCCCGCCCGCGCGTTCCGCGTCCCGGACGGGTATGAGGCGCGCCAACTGCACCTGGCCCAGCACCTCGTGCGGCCCAAGTCGCAAGCGGGGTGGCGCATCATCCCGCTCACCCCGTGGATGGAAGCCGCGCTGCGCGAGTGGAAGCCGAACGCGCCCGCCAACCCCTGGGGGCTCGTGTGGCCCTCCACGCATGTCACTGCGTCCGGCAAGTCCCGGGTGCGGCCGCAGAGCTCGACCCGGGACCGTGATGCCTGGTACGCCATCCTCGAGGCGCTCGACATCGAGCACGACGCCGGCCGTGCGTACCTGGTCCACGAGATGCGGCACACGACCGCGAACCTGCTCCTTGAGGCTGGTGTCGACCCGGAGGTCATCAAGGCGATCATGGGTCACTCGTCGATCGTCACGAGCCGCGGGTACATGCACGCGAACCAGGAGATGAAGCGGGCGGCGTTGGCGAAGTCGTCGAGTCTGCTGCTGACCGACGGCACCGAGGCCGCCTGA
- a CDS encoding MaoC/PaaZ C-terminal domain-containing protein, which yields MSTPSFEDLAVGDVVATATLHFDRPRLVRYAGASGDFNRIHWDEAFATGVGLPDVIVHGMLTMGSAVGVVEEWAGDPGRVVDYQTRFTRPIPVPAADVVAVEVSAAVGALDAEARTARIDLTVMHEGARVLGKAQAVVRLEKHGL from the coding sequence GTGAGCACCCCGTCGTTCGAGGACCTCGCCGTCGGCGACGTCGTCGCCACCGCGACCCTGCACTTCGACCGGCCGCGCCTGGTGCGCTACGCCGGGGCCAGCGGCGACTTCAACCGCATCCACTGGGACGAGGCGTTCGCCACGGGCGTCGGCCTCCCGGACGTCATCGTGCACGGCATGCTCACGATGGGCTCGGCCGTCGGCGTCGTCGAGGAGTGGGCCGGCGACCCGGGCCGCGTCGTCGACTACCAGACGCGCTTCACGCGCCCGATCCCGGTGCCGGCCGCCGACGTCGTCGCCGTCGAGGTCTCGGCCGCCGTCGGCGCGCTGGACGCCGAGGCGCGCACCGCGCGCATCGACCTGACGGTCATGCACGAGGGCGCCCGCGTGCTGGGCAAGGCCCAGGCGGTCGTCCGCCTCGAGAAGCACGGCCTCTAG
- the bet gene encoding phage recombination protein Bet codes for MSTEITTRGPSSDLAIADGQTFFTDKQIGALRQLGVQDASNADLAVFFHQSTRTGLDPFARQIYMIGRNQKNPRTNQWETKYTIQTGIDGYRLIARRVVDSRGETLEYEDTVWCGEDGEWKDVWLSQQPPAAAKVTVLRNGKRFSAIALWREYVQTNRDGGPNSMWGRMGSGQLAKCAEALSLRKAFPQDLSGIYTAEEMGQADNVQAPHVQASPTPAPAQGNPRSGSSKLAAAVAAHPAAQGEEIVDAEVIEHPITPAQKAAITRLMKREGLTKNAMLTLAEDVTGREITGANDLTEDEAIAVVMRLENPPTAPEQVDLPEDVFGGREPQTAAS; via the coding sequence ATGTCTACCGAGATCACCACCCGTGGCCCGTCATCGGACCTTGCCATCGCGGACGGGCAGACGTTCTTCACCGACAAGCAGATCGGCGCCCTGCGGCAGCTTGGCGTGCAGGATGCGTCGAACGCCGACCTGGCCGTGTTCTTCCACCAGTCGACCAGGACGGGCCTGGACCCGTTCGCCCGACAGATCTACATGATCGGCCGCAACCAGAAGAACCCTCGCACGAACCAGTGGGAGACGAAGTACACCATCCAGACGGGCATCGACGGGTACCGGCTCATCGCCCGCCGAGTCGTCGACTCCCGCGGGGAGACCCTCGAGTACGAGGACACCGTCTGGTGCGGCGAGGACGGCGAGTGGAAGGACGTGTGGCTGTCGCAGCAGCCGCCGGCAGCGGCGAAGGTGACGGTGCTGCGCAACGGGAAGCGGTTCTCCGCGATCGCGCTGTGGCGCGAGTACGTGCAGACGAACCGTGACGGCGGCCCGAACAGCATGTGGGGTCGTATGGGGTCCGGCCAGCTCGCGAAGTGCGCCGAGGCGCTGTCGCTGCGCAAGGCGTTCCCGCAGGACCTGTCCGGCATCTACACCGCCGAGGAGATGGGGCAGGCGGACAACGTCCAGGCGCCGCACGTGCAGGCCTCGCCGACGCCGGCGCCTGCCCAGGGGAACCCGCGGTCGGGGTCGTCGAAGCTCGCAGCTGCGGTGGCCGCGCACCCGGCCGCGCAGGGCGAGGAGATCGTCGACGCCGAGGTCATCGAGCACCCGATCACCCCGGCGCAGAAGGCCGCCATCACCCGCCTGATGAAGCGGGAGGGCCTGACGAAGAACGCCATGCTGACCCTCGCTGAGGACGTCACCGGGCGCGAGATCACCGGCGCGAACGACCTCACGGAGGACGAGGCGATCGCGGTCGTCATGCGGCTCGAGAACCCGCCGACGGCACCGGAGCAGGTCGACCTGCCCGAGGACGTGTTCGGTGGGCGCGAGCCGCAGACGGCGGCGTCGTGA
- a CDS encoding FAS1-like dehydratase domain-containing protein, with translation MTDTLPDTGFAGREYPATAPYQVGREKLREFAAAVGARHPAHLDPEVARGLGYPDVVAPATFAVVVAQAAEAQYVQDPAARIDFSRVVHADERFTHHRPIVAGDELVTVLHVDAVTHRAGIAMVTTRCEIRTVAGEPVSTVTSTLAVRGEGK, from the coding sequence ATGACTGACACGCTGCCTGACACCGGCTTCGCCGGTCGCGAGTACCCCGCCACCGCCCCGTACCAGGTCGGCCGGGAGAAGCTCCGAGAGTTCGCGGCGGCCGTCGGTGCCCGGCACCCCGCCCACCTCGACCCCGAGGTGGCGCGGGGTCTCGGCTATCCGGACGTCGTCGCGCCGGCCACGTTCGCCGTCGTGGTCGCGCAGGCCGCCGAGGCGCAGTACGTCCAGGACCCGGCCGCCCGCATCGACTTCTCGCGCGTCGTCCACGCCGACGAGCGCTTCACGCACCACCGACCGATCGTCGCCGGCGACGAGCTCGTGACGGTGCTGCACGTGGACGCCGTCACCCACCGTGCAGGCATCGCCATGGTGACCACCCGCTGCGAGATCCGCACCGTCGCGGGCGAGCCGGTCTCCACCGTGACCTCGACCCTCGCGGTCCGTGGGGAGGGCAAGTGA
- a CDS encoding replicative DNA helicase, with product MTADHALIGLALLHADVADDIAVDPDDFTDPRCSAVWATIRGLRGLGKPTDPITVLDALPGDVRGVDGVWLAEAVAAAPVRASAEHHASLVLEAATRRRLVETAGRIRQGVEEKIPAADLVEMARGWIDTTTRDVSAGGYLADILGDFVDQLETQPKVVPTPWADLNHLIGGWRPGCMYVIGARPGAGKTLMAVQAALGLAATGHVALNNLEMSRHEVMARIVAQTALVNLGAIIDHRLTEDDWAKVARVVPDVNALPLSIDDNPRVSTTDVRSHARTVARRGHLAGVVVDYIQLMRDPSGGKRMRSEVVAEFSRDLKILAKELHVPVLVLAQLNRGPMARAGAKPMMSDLKESGALEQDADVVILLSENPDHPEETLTIVDKNRWGAKGDFLLLKRGHYARLDNFQR from the coding sequence ATGACCGCGGACCACGCCCTGATCGGGCTGGCCCTCCTGCACGCTGACGTCGCCGACGACATCGCCGTCGACCCGGACGACTTCACCGACCCGCGGTGCTCGGCCGTGTGGGCCACGATCCGCGGGCTGCGCGGCCTAGGGAAGCCGACCGACCCGATCACTGTCCTGGACGCGCTGCCCGGGGACGTGCGCGGCGTCGACGGCGTCTGGCTGGCCGAGGCGGTCGCCGCCGCCCCAGTCCGGGCATCGGCGGAGCATCACGCGTCCCTCGTCCTGGAAGCGGCGACCCGGCGGCGCCTCGTCGAGACCGCGGGCCGGATCCGGCAAGGCGTCGAGGAGAAGATCCCTGCCGCCGACCTCGTCGAGATGGCCCGCGGGTGGATCGACACCACGACCCGTGACGTGTCCGCCGGCGGGTACCTGGCGGACATCCTCGGAGACTTCGTCGACCAGCTCGAAACCCAGCCGAAGGTGGTCCCGACCCCGTGGGCTGACCTGAACCACCTGATCGGCGGGTGGCGGCCGGGCTGCATGTACGTCATCGGCGCCCGACCCGGTGCGGGCAAGACCCTGATGGCCGTCCAGGCCGCTCTCGGGCTCGCCGCGACCGGGCACGTCGCCCTGAACAACCTCGAGATGTCCCGCCACGAGGTCATGGCCCGCATCGTCGCGCAGACCGCCCTGGTGAACCTGGGAGCGATCATCGACCACCGGCTCACCGAGGACGACTGGGCGAAGGTCGCCCGCGTCGTGCCCGACGTCAACGCTCTCCCGCTGTCGATCGACGACAACCCGAGGGTCTCGACAACAGACGTCCGATCCCATGCGCGCACCGTCGCCCGCCGCGGCCACCTCGCCGGCGTCGTCGTGGACTACATCCAGCTCATGCGCGATCCCTCCGGTGGGAAGCGCATGCGGTCCGAGGTCGTCGCCGAGTTCTCGCGCGACCTGAAGATCCTCGCCAAGGAGCTCCACGTGCCGGTCCTCGTCCTCGCCCAGCTGAACCGTGGGCCGATGGCCAGGGCTGGCGCGAAGCCGATGATGTCTGACCTGAAGGAGTCCGGGGCCCTGGAGCAGGACGCCGACGTCGTCATCCTGCTCTCGGAGAACCCGGACCACCCGGAGGAGACGCTGACGATCGTCGACAAGAACCGGTGGGGCGCCAAGGGCGACTTCCTACTGCTCAAGCGCGGCCACTACGCGCGCCTGGACAACTTCCAGCGCTGA
- a CDS encoding L,D-transpeptidase family protein has protein sequence MTDREKHSKGAGASRRARRGKALAPLLALALAACAWPGQAAEQPEAGPSAPASATPSATPSPAPTPSDPTPRASATTPAEASAPPEASPPPADASAPPAEAPATEAPPAEPTPTPTPTDPPAPSYPQRGSSGPEVLALQQRLQELGYGFVKADGDYGSGTQQAVWAFQKAAGLRRDGVVGPKTQQLLDEGFRSQARSSSGKVVEIDIDRQILLAVEDGHVVRIINASSGNGKTFEAKGRSYRAVTNRGTFKVTSQENGMHASTLELGDMWRPKYFNGAIAVHGSGSIPPYPASHGCVRVSNGAMNWLWDTWGMPIGTPVLVY, from the coding sequence ATGACGGACCGGGAGAAGCACAGCAAGGGCGCCGGGGCGTCGCGTCGCGCCCGGCGGGGCAAGGCGCTCGCGCCGCTGCTCGCCCTGGCCCTCGCGGCGTGCGCGTGGCCGGGACAGGCCGCGGAGCAGCCGGAGGCCGGTCCGAGCGCGCCCGCGTCCGCGACGCCGAGCGCCACCCCCAGCCCGGCGCCCACGCCGTCGGACCCGACGCCGAGAGCGTCCGCGACCACGCCGGCCGAGGCGTCCGCGCCGCCGGAGGCCTCTCCGCCTCCCGCCGACGCGTCCGCACCCCCGGCCGAGGCACCCGCCACCGAGGCACCCCCGGCCGAGCCCACGCCCACCCCGACCCCTACCGATCCGCCCGCCCCGTCGTACCCGCAGCGCGGGTCGTCGGGCCCCGAGGTGCTCGCCCTCCAGCAGCGGCTCCAGGAGCTCGGCTACGGCTTCGTCAAGGCCGACGGCGACTACGGCTCCGGCACCCAGCAGGCCGTGTGGGCGTTCCAGAAGGCGGCGGGCCTGCGCCGCGACGGCGTCGTCGGGCCGAAGACGCAGCAGCTGCTGGACGAGGGGTTCCGGTCGCAGGCGCGCTCGTCGTCGGGCAAGGTCGTGGAGATCGACATCGACCGGCAGATCCTGCTCGCCGTCGAGGACGGGCACGTGGTGCGCATCATCAACGCCTCGTCCGGCAACGGGAAGACGTTCGAGGCGAAGGGCCGCAGCTACCGGGCCGTGACGAACCGCGGCACGTTCAAGGTGACGTCGCAGGAGAACGGCATGCACGCCTCCACCCTGGAGCTCGGCGACATGTGGCGGCCCAAGTACTTCAACGGCGCGATCGCCGTGCACGGCTCGGGGTCGATCCCGCCCTACCCCGCGTCGCACGGCTGCGTGCGCGTGAGCAACGGCGCCATGAACTGGCTCTGGGACACGTGGGGCATGCCGATCGGCACGCCCGTGCTCGTCTACTGA
- the rpmG gene encoding 50S ribosomal protein L33 has protein sequence MAAKSADVRPKITLACVDCKERNYITKKNRRNNPDRLELAKFCPRCGKHTAHRETR, from the coding sequence ATGGCTGCCAAGAGCGCTGACGTCCGTCCGAAGATCACGCTCGCCTGCGTGGACTGCAAGGAGCGGAACTACATCACCAAGAAGAACCGCCGCAACAACCCGGACCGCCTGGAGCTGGCGAAGTTCTGCCCGCGTTGCGGCAAGCACACGGCGCACCGCGAGACCCGCTGA